One window of Salvelinus sp. IW2-2015 unplaced genomic scaffold, ASM291031v2 Un_scaffold4532, whole genome shotgun sequence genomic DNA carries:
- the LOC112077403 gene encoding uncharacterized protein isoform X1, with the protein MAATSDEQSAETEEGEPDLLIIKVEGETDDQDSRISHPARTVEGSRELTTQLAAATTEDPAFQSSGPRGNNNYNNTAMEVSGSDTVFLQSETGNVNQGPQQFTGLEPRAERQSLDTKCDMNRDLNLLRDYLNQVCREVVATDDGASAAHTKVMGLGSGPVGPETQTSSAMEMRSVELENLRFAPKSFHSSSEHVIVIDCVQWAAGR; encoded by the exons ATGGCTGCTACAAGTGATGAG CAgtcagcagagacagaggaaggggaaCCAGACCTGTTGATCATCAAGGTGGAGGGAGAAACAGATGACCAGGACTCTAGGATCAGCCACCCAGCCAGAACAGTGGAGGGCAGCAGAGAACTAACCACCCAACTGGCTGCAGCCACCACAGAGGACCCCGCCTTCCAGTCCAGTGGCCCCAGaggcaacaacaactacaacaacaccgCTATGGAGGTCAGTGGATCTGACACCGTCTTCCTCCAGTCAGAAacagggaatgtgaaccagggaCCACAGCAGTTTACAGGACTTGAacccagagcagagagacagagtctGGACACAAAGTGTGACATGAACAGGGACCTCAATCTCCTAAGAGATTatttaaaccaggtgtgcagaGAGGTAGTAGCGACTGATGATGGTGCCTCTGCTGCTCACACTAAAGTAATGGGCCTAGGGAGTGGCCCAGTGGGCCCAGAAACACAGActagctcggccatggaaatgaGAAGTGTAGAGTTAGAAAACCTCAGGTTTGCCCCCAAGTCATTCCATTCCTCATCAGAACATGTGATAGTGATTGACTGTGTCCAGTGGGCAGCAGGTAGATAG